From a region of the Plodia interpunctella isolate USDA-ARS_2022_Savannah chromosome 13, ilPloInte3.2, whole genome shotgun sequence genome:
- the LOC128674520 gene encoding perilipin-4 isoform X3, whose protein sequence is MDSALGAFRSIGEKTASLFDRKKKDAEQLASEKAQDASTMVEEQVKKAGEFIGGAQKTAEGAADSANNAKHSAIDALDKELSKVTLAAGEAKDAAGRAIDTTKDTISTTADNTRKAAESAVSSAKDTLNSTLESTKNAAESAVDTSKSYVDSAKDKFYGTPEPTKPEPQSTLGTGLSYATSAKDSITNAVQSTLDTTQKTAQSAFETGKSYATSAKDTVASTIQGTVGGTQKVTQSDDTGSSYITTATDVAQSSVQQTMNSAYAAFGLTQSYYDSAKDSVAHTIDSTKQAAQSTFETGKSYVDSAKDSVANTVNSAVDATKNVASSAVEKGTNIVGSAKDTISSTVHSAVDVTKNVASSAVEKGSELVSTAKDSVAHTILSTIDTTKNVTATALDKSSSIIAAAKDSVSASVDTTKGVATSAVDSGTSFFGSAKDTIANTVNSTVDTTKNAAATALEKGSSLVGAAKDSVSNTVSASVDTTKGVATSAVDSSTSFFGTAKDTVANTVQSTIDTTKNAASSAVEKGGSLVGSAKDSIAQTVDSTKNAASSAVDSGLSLVGGAKNSVASTAESTVDASKNIFSSAYDKGTSVVGAAKDTVVSGVQSTVDTTKNVASSALDNASSLFGSAKDNVATTVDTTKNTASSAVDKTTSLLGSAKDTVANTVQSTVDTTKNVSSSAVEKGSALVGAAKDTVTNTVQSTVDTTKNVASSAYDKTSAAVGSAKDTLASTVQATVDTTKNVAATAVDKGSSLVGSARDTVTNTIDTSKHVASAAVGKGISLVGSAKDTVSSTLFNTSEPVEEEPQSIIDTAKDKVQNTLGSTKDTARKTAEASADTINSTVDSTKKAAEDARAQALKAAEDAKERARQAAEEAKRVANSTVEESKKAAEKAASDASNAVSSTVDSTFKRVECAADEGLKNAGNVVDSKIKDADKYLNEKRENLVSGLSSAAHDGKEGAAGLLSKGLGGFGAK, encoded by the exons ATGGATTCTGCATTGG GCGCGTTCCGAAGCATCGGGGAGAAGACTGCGTCTCTCTTCGACCGCAAGAAGAAGGATGCAGAGCAGTTAGCGTCGGAGAAGGCTCAGGACGCGTCCACCATGGTAGAGGAACAAGTCAAGAAGGCAGGGGAGTTCATTGGAGGGGCGCAGAAGACTGCCGAGGGAGCTGCTGACTCGG cCAACAACGCTAAGCACTCGGCTATCGACGCACTGGACAAGGAGCTGTCGAAGGTGACCCTGGCGGCTGGGGAGGCCAAGGATGCGGCTGGCAGGGCCATCGACACCACTAAAG ACACAATATCCACAACGGCAGACAACACAAGGAAAGCGGCAGAATCTGCGGTCAGCTCAGCTAAAG ATACTCTCAATAGCACATTAGAAAGTACCAAAAACGCAGCTGAGTCGGCGGTGGACACTTCCAAGAGTTACGTTGACAGCGCTAAAG ATAAATTTTATGGTACACCGGAACCAACGAAACCGGAACCTCAATCAACACTCGGTACAGGCTTGTCGTACGCCACCAGTGCTAAAG ATTCGATTACAAACGCTGTACAAAGCACTCTAGATACGACACAAAAAACTGCACAATCCGCTTTTGAAACTGGGAAATCGTACGCTACTTCCGCTAAAG ATACAGTGGCAAGCACGATTCAGGGAACAGTAGGTGGTACCCAAAAAGTTACACAATCTGATGACACTGGGTCATCTTATATAACCACTGCTACAG ATGTAGCACAGAGCTCTGTGCAACAGACAATGAACAGCGCGTACGCAGCTTTTGGCCTCACCCAGTCGTATTATGATAGTGCTAAAG ATTCTGTAGCACACACAATTGATAGCACAAAGCAAGCTGCACAGAGTACATTCGAGACCGGCAAATCTTATGTTGATTCTGCTAAAG acTCAGTAGCAAACACGGTGAATTCAGCTGTTGATGCTACAAAGAATGTTGCTTCGTCGGCTGTTGAAAAGGGCACCAATATAGTTGGTTCAGCTAAAG ACACAATATCGAGCACAGTGCACTCGGCTGTAGATGTGACTAAAAATGTGGCGTCATCCGCTGTGGAAAAAGGCTCAGAATTAGTTAGCACTGCTAAAG ACAGCGTAGCACATACTATTCTAAGCACAATAGATACCACAAAAAATGTAACCGCCACTGCTTTAGATAAAAGCTCATCCATCATTGCAGCAGCCAAAG aTTCTGTATCAGCCAGTGTAGACACAACTAAAGGTGTTGCTACATCAGCTGTTGATTCTGGCACCTCATTTTTTGGCAGTGCAAAGG ACACTATCGCCAACACAGTCAATAGCACAGTAGATACTACTAAAAACGCTGCAGCGACCGCGCTAGAAAAAGGCTCGTCACTTGTAGGCGCTGCCAAAG attCAGTATCAAACACAGTATCAGCCAGTGTCGATACTACTAAAGGTGTTGCTACATCTGCCGTTGATTCGAGCACCTCATTTTTTGGCACCGCTAAGg ACACTGTCGCCAATACTGTTCAAAGTACAATAGATACAACTAAAAATGCAGCATCTTCAGCTGTAGAAAAAGGTGGCTCACTTGTAGGATCTGCCAAAG actcCATTGCACAAACAGTAGACAGCACCAAAAATGCTGCGTCCTCCGCTGTAGACTCAGGACTATCTCTCGTTGGAGGTGCCAAAAATTCCGTAGCGAGCACAGCTGAAAGCACAGTTGATgcatccaaaaatattttctctagTGCTTACGATAAGGGCACATCGGTGGTTGGCGCTGCTAAGG aTACAGTTGTCAGTGGTGTGCAATCCACTGTAGATACCACTAAAAATGTTGCATCTTCGGCCTTAGACAATGCCTCTTCTTTATTTGGATCGGCGAAAG ATAATGTAGCGACCACTGTAGATACAACCAAAAATACTGCTTCCTCTGCGGTTGACAAAACTACTTCACTTTTAGGATCGGCGAAAG ATACCGTAGCCAACACCGTACAAAGCACTGTAGATAccacaaaaaatgtttcatcATCAGCTGTAGAAAAAGGCTCCGCATTAGTAGGCGCTGCTAAAG atACCGTAACAAACACAGTCCAAAGCACTGTAGATACGACCAAAAATGTTGCGTCATCAGCTTATGATAAAACTTCAGCCGCCGTAGGATCAGCCAAAG ATACATTAGCGAGTACAGTGCAAGCCACAGTTGATACCACTAAAAATGTAGCCGCAACAGCTGTAGATAAAGGAAGTTCTTTAGTAGGAAGCGCCAGAG ATACTGTGACAAATACGATAGATACTTCAAAACATGTTGCGTCTGCAGCTGTTGGGAAAGGAATATCACTTGTTGGTAGTGCTAAAG ATACTGTATCGAGCACTCTCTTTAACACCTCTGAACCAGTCGAAGAAGAGCCACAAAGCATAATCGACACTGCCAAag ATAAGGTTCAGAACACACTCGGTTCTACCAAGGACACTGCACGGAAGACTGCTGAAGCGTCAGCTG ATACTATCAACTCGACGGTTGACTCAACGAAGAAAGCGGCAGAAGATGCTAGGGCGCAGGCGTTGAAGGCCGCTGAGGATGCTAAGGAGAGGGCGAGGCAGGCAGCCGAAGAGGCAAAGAGAGTAGCCA
- the LOC128674520 gene encoding perilipin-4 isoform X9, translated as MFSGIADKNLGAFRSIGEKTASLFDRKKKDAEQLASEKAQDASTMVEEQVKKAGEFIGGAQKTAEGAADSANNAKHSAIDALDKELSKVTLAAGEAKDAAGRAIDTTKDTISTTADNTRKAAESAVSSAKDTLNSTLESTKNAAESAVDTSKSYVDSAKDKFYGTPEPTKPEPQSTLGTGLSYATSAKDSITNAVQSTLDTTQKTAQSAFETGKSYATSAKDTVASTIQGTVGGTQKVTQSDDTGSSYITTATDVAQSSVQQTMNSAYAAFGLTQSYYDSAKDSVAHTIDSTKQAAQSTFETGKSYVDSAKDSVANTVNSAVDATKNVASSAVEKGTNIVGSAKDTISSTVHSAVDVTKNVASSAVEKGSELVSTAKDSVAHTILSTIDTTKNVTATALDKSSSIIAAAKDSVSASVDTTKGVATSAVDSGTSFFGSAKDTIANTVNSTVDTTKNAAATALEKGSSLVGAAKDSVSNTVSASVDTTKGVATSAVDSSTSFFGTAKDTVANTVQSTIDTTKNAASSAVEKGGSLVGSAKDSIAQTVDSTKNAASSAVDSGLSLVGGAKNSVASTAESTVDASKNIFSSAYDKGTSVVGAAKDTVVSGVQSTVDTTKNVASSALDNASSLFGSAKDTVANTVQSTVDTTKNVSSSAVEKGSALVGAAKDTVTNTVQSTVDTTKNVASSAYDKTSAAVGSAKDTLASTVQATVDTTKNVAATAVDKGSSLVGSARDTVTNTIDTSKHVASAAVGKGISLVGSAKDTVSSTLFNTSEPVEEEPQSIIDTAKDKVQNTLGSTKDTARKTAEASADTINSTVDSTKKAAEDARAQALKAAEDAKERARQAAEEAKRVANSTVEESKKAAEKAASDASNAVSSTVDSTFKRVECAADEGLKNAGNVVDSKIKDADKYLNEKRENLVSGLSSAAHDGKEGAAGLLSKGLGGFGAK; from the exons ATGTTCAGCGGAATCGCAg ACAAGAACCTTG GCGCGTTCCGAAGCATCGGGGAGAAGACTGCGTCTCTCTTCGACCGCAAGAAGAAGGATGCAGAGCAGTTAGCGTCGGAGAAGGCTCAGGACGCGTCCACCATGGTAGAGGAACAAGTCAAGAAGGCAGGGGAGTTCATTGGAGGGGCGCAGAAGACTGCCGAGGGAGCTGCTGACTCGG cCAACAACGCTAAGCACTCGGCTATCGACGCACTGGACAAGGAGCTGTCGAAGGTGACCCTGGCGGCTGGGGAGGCCAAGGATGCGGCTGGCAGGGCCATCGACACCACTAAAG ACACAATATCCACAACGGCAGACAACACAAGGAAAGCGGCAGAATCTGCGGTCAGCTCAGCTAAAG ATACTCTCAATAGCACATTAGAAAGTACCAAAAACGCAGCTGAGTCGGCGGTGGACACTTCCAAGAGTTACGTTGACAGCGCTAAAG ATAAATTTTATGGTACACCGGAACCAACGAAACCGGAACCTCAATCAACACTCGGTACAGGCTTGTCGTACGCCACCAGTGCTAAAG ATTCGATTACAAACGCTGTACAAAGCACTCTAGATACGACACAAAAAACTGCACAATCCGCTTTTGAAACTGGGAAATCGTACGCTACTTCCGCTAAAG ATACAGTGGCAAGCACGATTCAGGGAACAGTAGGTGGTACCCAAAAAGTTACACAATCTGATGACACTGGGTCATCTTATATAACCACTGCTACAG ATGTAGCACAGAGCTCTGTGCAACAGACAATGAACAGCGCGTACGCAGCTTTTGGCCTCACCCAGTCGTATTATGATAGTGCTAAAG ATTCTGTAGCACACACAATTGATAGCACAAAGCAAGCTGCACAGAGTACATTCGAGACCGGCAAATCTTATGTTGATTCTGCTAAAG acTCAGTAGCAAACACGGTGAATTCAGCTGTTGATGCTACAAAGAATGTTGCTTCGTCGGCTGTTGAAAAGGGCACCAATATAGTTGGTTCAGCTAAAG ACACAATATCGAGCACAGTGCACTCGGCTGTAGATGTGACTAAAAATGTGGCGTCATCCGCTGTGGAAAAAGGCTCAGAATTAGTTAGCACTGCTAAAG ACAGCGTAGCACATACTATTCTAAGCACAATAGATACCACAAAAAATGTAACCGCCACTGCTTTAGATAAAAGCTCATCCATCATTGCAGCAGCCAAAG aTTCTGTATCAGCCAGTGTAGACACAACTAAAGGTGTTGCTACATCAGCTGTTGATTCTGGCACCTCATTTTTTGGCAGTGCAAAGG ACACTATCGCCAACACAGTCAATAGCACAGTAGATACTACTAAAAACGCTGCAGCGACCGCGCTAGAAAAAGGCTCGTCACTTGTAGGCGCTGCCAAAG attCAGTATCAAACACAGTATCAGCCAGTGTCGATACTACTAAAGGTGTTGCTACATCTGCCGTTGATTCGAGCACCTCATTTTTTGGCACCGCTAAGg ACACTGTCGCCAATACTGTTCAAAGTACAATAGATACAACTAAAAATGCAGCATCTTCAGCTGTAGAAAAAGGTGGCTCACTTGTAGGATCTGCCAAAG actcCATTGCACAAACAGTAGACAGCACCAAAAATGCTGCGTCCTCCGCTGTAGACTCAGGACTATCTCTCGTTGGAGGTGCCAAAAATTCCGTAGCGAGCACAGCTGAAAGCACAGTTGATgcatccaaaaatattttctctagTGCTTACGATAAGGGCACATCGGTGGTTGGCGCTGCTAAGG aTACAGTTGTCAGTGGTGTGCAATCCACTGTAGATACCACTAAAAATGTTGCATCTTCGGCCTTAGACAATGCCTCTTCTTTATTTGGATCGGCGAAAG ATACCGTAGCCAACACCGTACAAAGCACTGTAGATAccacaaaaaatgtttcatcATCAGCTGTAGAAAAAGGCTCCGCATTAGTAGGCGCTGCTAAAG atACCGTAACAAACACAGTCCAAAGCACTGTAGATACGACCAAAAATGTTGCGTCATCAGCTTATGATAAAACTTCAGCCGCCGTAGGATCAGCCAAAG ATACATTAGCGAGTACAGTGCAAGCCACAGTTGATACCACTAAAAATGTAGCCGCAACAGCTGTAGATAAAGGAAGTTCTTTAGTAGGAAGCGCCAGAG ATACTGTGACAAATACGATAGATACTTCAAAACATGTTGCGTCTGCAGCTGTTGGGAAAGGAATATCACTTGTTGGTAGTGCTAAAG ATACTGTATCGAGCACTCTCTTTAACACCTCTGAACCAGTCGAAGAAGAGCCACAAAGCATAATCGACACTGCCAAag ATAAGGTTCAGAACACACTCGGTTCTACCAAGGACACTGCACGGAAGACTGCTGAAGCGTCAGCTG ATACTATCAACTCGACGGTTGACTCAACGAAGAAAGCGGCAGAAGATGCTAGGGCGCAGGCGTTGAAGGCCGCTGAGGATGCTAAGGAGAGGGCGAGGCAGGCAGCCGAAGAGGCAAAGAGAGTAGCCA
- the LOC128674520 gene encoding perilipin-4 isoform X2, with translation MFSGIAGAFRSIGEKTASLFDRKKKDAEQLASEKAQDASTMVEEQVKKAGEFIGGAQKTAEGAADSANNAKHSAIDALDKELSKVTLAAGEAKDAAGRAIDTTKDTISTTADNTRKAAESAVSSAKDTLNSTLESTKNAAESAVDTSKSYVDSAKDKFYGTPEPTKPEPQSTLGTGLSYATSAKDSITNAVQSTLDTTQKTAQSAFETGKSYATSAKDTVASTIQGTVGGTQKVTQSDDTGSSYITTATDVAQSSVQQTMNSAYAAFGLTQSYYDSAKDSVAHTIDSTKQAAQSTFETGKSYVDSAKDSVANTVNSAVDATKNVASSAVEKGTNIVGSAKDTISSTVHSAVDVTKNVASSAVEKGSELVSTAKDSVAHTILSTIDTTKNVTATALDKSSSIIAAAKDSVSASVDTTKGVATSAVDSGTSFFGSAKDTIANTVNSTVDTTKNAAATALEKGSSLVGAAKDSVSNTVSASVDTTKGVATSAVDSSTSFFGTAKDTVANTVQSTIDTTKNAASSAVEKGGSLVGSAKDSIAQTVDSTKNAASSAVDSGLSLVGGAKNSVASTAESTVDASKNIFSSAYDKGTSVVGAAKDTVVSGVQSTVDTTKNVASSALDNASSLFGSAKDNVATTVDTTKNTASSAVDKTTSLLGSAKDTVANTVQSTVDTTKNVSSSAVEKGSALVGAAKDTVTNTVQSTVDTTKNVASSAYDKTSAAVGSAKDTLASTVQATVDTTKNVAATAVDKGSSLVGSARDTVTNTIDTSKHVASAAVGKGISLVGSAKDTVSSTLFNTSEPVEEEPQSIIDTAKDKVQNTLGSTKDTARKTAEASADTINSTVDSTKKAAEDARAQALKAAEDAKERARQAAEEAKRVANSTVEESKKAAEKAASDASNAVSSTVDSTFKRVECAADEGLKNAGNVVDSKIKDADKYLNEKRENLVSGLSSAAHDGKEGAAGLLSKGLGGFGAK, from the exons ATGTTCAGCGGAATCGCAg GCGCGTTCCGAAGCATCGGGGAGAAGACTGCGTCTCTCTTCGACCGCAAGAAGAAGGATGCAGAGCAGTTAGCGTCGGAGAAGGCTCAGGACGCGTCCACCATGGTAGAGGAACAAGTCAAGAAGGCAGGGGAGTTCATTGGAGGGGCGCAGAAGACTGCCGAGGGAGCTGCTGACTCGG cCAACAACGCTAAGCACTCGGCTATCGACGCACTGGACAAGGAGCTGTCGAAGGTGACCCTGGCGGCTGGGGAGGCCAAGGATGCGGCTGGCAGGGCCATCGACACCACTAAAG ACACAATATCCACAACGGCAGACAACACAAGGAAAGCGGCAGAATCTGCGGTCAGCTCAGCTAAAG ATACTCTCAATAGCACATTAGAAAGTACCAAAAACGCAGCTGAGTCGGCGGTGGACACTTCCAAGAGTTACGTTGACAGCGCTAAAG ATAAATTTTATGGTACACCGGAACCAACGAAACCGGAACCTCAATCAACACTCGGTACAGGCTTGTCGTACGCCACCAGTGCTAAAG ATTCGATTACAAACGCTGTACAAAGCACTCTAGATACGACACAAAAAACTGCACAATCCGCTTTTGAAACTGGGAAATCGTACGCTACTTCCGCTAAAG ATACAGTGGCAAGCACGATTCAGGGAACAGTAGGTGGTACCCAAAAAGTTACACAATCTGATGACACTGGGTCATCTTATATAACCACTGCTACAG ATGTAGCACAGAGCTCTGTGCAACAGACAATGAACAGCGCGTACGCAGCTTTTGGCCTCACCCAGTCGTATTATGATAGTGCTAAAG ATTCTGTAGCACACACAATTGATAGCACAAAGCAAGCTGCACAGAGTACATTCGAGACCGGCAAATCTTATGTTGATTCTGCTAAAG acTCAGTAGCAAACACGGTGAATTCAGCTGTTGATGCTACAAAGAATGTTGCTTCGTCGGCTGTTGAAAAGGGCACCAATATAGTTGGTTCAGCTAAAG ACACAATATCGAGCACAGTGCACTCGGCTGTAGATGTGACTAAAAATGTGGCGTCATCCGCTGTGGAAAAAGGCTCAGAATTAGTTAGCACTGCTAAAG ACAGCGTAGCACATACTATTCTAAGCACAATAGATACCACAAAAAATGTAACCGCCACTGCTTTAGATAAAAGCTCATCCATCATTGCAGCAGCCAAAG aTTCTGTATCAGCCAGTGTAGACACAACTAAAGGTGTTGCTACATCAGCTGTTGATTCTGGCACCTCATTTTTTGGCAGTGCAAAGG ACACTATCGCCAACACAGTCAATAGCACAGTAGATACTACTAAAAACGCTGCAGCGACCGCGCTAGAAAAAGGCTCGTCACTTGTAGGCGCTGCCAAAG attCAGTATCAAACACAGTATCAGCCAGTGTCGATACTACTAAAGGTGTTGCTACATCTGCCGTTGATTCGAGCACCTCATTTTTTGGCACCGCTAAGg ACACTGTCGCCAATACTGTTCAAAGTACAATAGATACAACTAAAAATGCAGCATCTTCAGCTGTAGAAAAAGGTGGCTCACTTGTAGGATCTGCCAAAG actcCATTGCACAAACAGTAGACAGCACCAAAAATGCTGCGTCCTCCGCTGTAGACTCAGGACTATCTCTCGTTGGAGGTGCCAAAAATTCCGTAGCGAGCACAGCTGAAAGCACAGTTGATgcatccaaaaatattttctctagTGCTTACGATAAGGGCACATCGGTGGTTGGCGCTGCTAAGG aTACAGTTGTCAGTGGTGTGCAATCCACTGTAGATACCACTAAAAATGTTGCATCTTCGGCCTTAGACAATGCCTCTTCTTTATTTGGATCGGCGAAAG ATAATGTAGCGACCACTGTAGATACAACCAAAAATACTGCTTCCTCTGCGGTTGACAAAACTACTTCACTTTTAGGATCGGCGAAAG ATACCGTAGCCAACACCGTACAAAGCACTGTAGATAccacaaaaaatgtttcatcATCAGCTGTAGAAAAAGGCTCCGCATTAGTAGGCGCTGCTAAAG atACCGTAACAAACACAGTCCAAAGCACTGTAGATACGACCAAAAATGTTGCGTCATCAGCTTATGATAAAACTTCAGCCGCCGTAGGATCAGCCAAAG ATACATTAGCGAGTACAGTGCAAGCCACAGTTGATACCACTAAAAATGTAGCCGCAACAGCTGTAGATAAAGGAAGTTCTTTAGTAGGAAGCGCCAGAG ATACTGTGACAAATACGATAGATACTTCAAAACATGTTGCGTCTGCAGCTGTTGGGAAAGGAATATCACTTGTTGGTAGTGCTAAAG ATACTGTATCGAGCACTCTCTTTAACACCTCTGAACCAGTCGAAGAAGAGCCACAAAGCATAATCGACACTGCCAAag ATAAGGTTCAGAACACACTCGGTTCTACCAAGGACACTGCACGGAAGACTGCTGAAGCGTCAGCTG ATACTATCAACTCGACGGTTGACTCAACGAAGAAAGCGGCAGAAGATGCTAGGGCGCAGGCGTTGAAGGCCGCTGAGGATGCTAAGGAGAGGGCGAGGCAGGCAGCCGAAGAGGCAAAGAGAGTAGCCA
- the LOC128674520 gene encoding perilipin-4 isoform X5, whose amino-acid sequence MFSGIAGAFRSIGEKTASLFDRKKKDAEQLASEKAQDASTMVEEQVKKAGEFIGGAQKTAEGAADSANNAKHSAIDALDKELSKVTLAAGEAKDAAGRAIDTTKDTISTTADNTRKAAESAVSSAKDTLNSTLESTKNAAESAVDTSKSYVDSAKDKFYGTPEPTKPEPQSTLGTGLSYATSAKDSITNAVQSTLDTTQKTAQSAFETGKSYATSAKDTVASTIQGTVGGTQKVTQSDDTGSSYITTATDVAQSSVQQTMNSAYAAFGLTQSYYDSAKDSVAHTIDSTKQAAQSTFETGKSYVDSAKDSVANTVNSAVDATKNVASSAVEKGTNIVGSAKDTISSTVHSAVDVTKNVASSAVEKGSELVSTAKDSVAHTILSTIDTTKNVTATALDKSSSIIAAAKDSVSASVDTTKGVATSAVDSGTSFFGSAKDTIANTVNSTVDTTKNAAATALEKGSSLVGAAKDSVSNTVSASVDTTKGVATSAVDSSTSFFGTAKDTVANTVQSTIDTTKNAASSAVEKGGSLVGSAKDSIAQTVDSTKNAASSAVDSGLSLVGGAKNSVASTAESTVDASKNIFSSAYDKGTSVVGAAKDTVVSGVQSTVDTTKNVASSALDNASSLFGSAKDNVATTVDTTKNTASSAVDKTTSLLGSAKDTVANTVQSTVDTTKNVSSSAVEKGSALVGAAKDTVTNTVQSTVDTTKNVASSAYDKTSAAVGSAKDTLASTVQATVDTTKNVAATAVDKGSSLVGSARDTVTNTIDTSKHVASAAVGKGISLVGSAKDTVSSTLFNTSEPVEEEPQSIIDTAKDTINSTVDSTKKAAEDARAQALKAAEDAKERARQAAEEAKRVANSTVEESKKAAEKAASDASNAVSSTVDSTFKRVECAADEGLKNAGNVVDSKIKDADKYLNEKRENLVSGLSSAAHDGKEGAAGLLSKGLGGFGAK is encoded by the exons ATGTTCAGCGGAATCGCAg GCGCGTTCCGAAGCATCGGGGAGAAGACTGCGTCTCTCTTCGACCGCAAGAAGAAGGATGCAGAGCAGTTAGCGTCGGAGAAGGCTCAGGACGCGTCCACCATGGTAGAGGAACAAGTCAAGAAGGCAGGGGAGTTCATTGGAGGGGCGCAGAAGACTGCCGAGGGAGCTGCTGACTCGG cCAACAACGCTAAGCACTCGGCTATCGACGCACTGGACAAGGAGCTGTCGAAGGTGACCCTGGCGGCTGGGGAGGCCAAGGATGCGGCTGGCAGGGCCATCGACACCACTAAAG ACACAATATCCACAACGGCAGACAACACAAGGAAAGCGGCAGAATCTGCGGTCAGCTCAGCTAAAG ATACTCTCAATAGCACATTAGAAAGTACCAAAAACGCAGCTGAGTCGGCGGTGGACACTTCCAAGAGTTACGTTGACAGCGCTAAAG ATAAATTTTATGGTACACCGGAACCAACGAAACCGGAACCTCAATCAACACTCGGTACAGGCTTGTCGTACGCCACCAGTGCTAAAG ATTCGATTACAAACGCTGTACAAAGCACTCTAGATACGACACAAAAAACTGCACAATCCGCTTTTGAAACTGGGAAATCGTACGCTACTTCCGCTAAAG ATACAGTGGCAAGCACGATTCAGGGAACAGTAGGTGGTACCCAAAAAGTTACACAATCTGATGACACTGGGTCATCTTATATAACCACTGCTACAG ATGTAGCACAGAGCTCTGTGCAACAGACAATGAACAGCGCGTACGCAGCTTTTGGCCTCACCCAGTCGTATTATGATAGTGCTAAAG ATTCTGTAGCACACACAATTGATAGCACAAAGCAAGCTGCACAGAGTACATTCGAGACCGGCAAATCTTATGTTGATTCTGCTAAAG acTCAGTAGCAAACACGGTGAATTCAGCTGTTGATGCTACAAAGAATGTTGCTTCGTCGGCTGTTGAAAAGGGCACCAATATAGTTGGTTCAGCTAAAG ACACAATATCGAGCACAGTGCACTCGGCTGTAGATGTGACTAAAAATGTGGCGTCATCCGCTGTGGAAAAAGGCTCAGAATTAGTTAGCACTGCTAAAG ACAGCGTAGCACATACTATTCTAAGCACAATAGATACCACAAAAAATGTAACCGCCACTGCTTTAGATAAAAGCTCATCCATCATTGCAGCAGCCAAAG aTTCTGTATCAGCCAGTGTAGACACAACTAAAGGTGTTGCTACATCAGCTGTTGATTCTGGCACCTCATTTTTTGGCAGTGCAAAGG ACACTATCGCCAACACAGTCAATAGCACAGTAGATACTACTAAAAACGCTGCAGCGACCGCGCTAGAAAAAGGCTCGTCACTTGTAGGCGCTGCCAAAG attCAGTATCAAACACAGTATCAGCCAGTGTCGATACTACTAAAGGTGTTGCTACATCTGCCGTTGATTCGAGCACCTCATTTTTTGGCACCGCTAAGg ACACTGTCGCCAATACTGTTCAAAGTACAATAGATACAACTAAAAATGCAGCATCTTCAGCTGTAGAAAAAGGTGGCTCACTTGTAGGATCTGCCAAAG actcCATTGCACAAACAGTAGACAGCACCAAAAATGCTGCGTCCTCCGCTGTAGACTCAGGACTATCTCTCGTTGGAGGTGCCAAAAATTCCGTAGCGAGCACAGCTGAAAGCACAGTTGATgcatccaaaaatattttctctagTGCTTACGATAAGGGCACATCGGTGGTTGGCGCTGCTAAGG aTACAGTTGTCAGTGGTGTGCAATCCACTGTAGATACCACTAAAAATGTTGCATCTTCGGCCTTAGACAATGCCTCTTCTTTATTTGGATCGGCGAAAG ATAATGTAGCGACCACTGTAGATACAACCAAAAATACTGCTTCCTCTGCGGTTGACAAAACTACTTCACTTTTAGGATCGGCGAAAG ATACCGTAGCCAACACCGTACAAAGCACTGTAGATAccacaaaaaatgtttcatcATCAGCTGTAGAAAAAGGCTCCGCATTAGTAGGCGCTGCTAAAG atACCGTAACAAACACAGTCCAAAGCACTGTAGATACGACCAAAAATGTTGCGTCATCAGCTTATGATAAAACTTCAGCCGCCGTAGGATCAGCCAAAG ATACATTAGCGAGTACAGTGCAAGCCACAGTTGATACCACTAAAAATGTAGCCGCAACAGCTGTAGATAAAGGAAGTTCTTTAGTAGGAAGCGCCAGAG ATACTGTGACAAATACGATAGATACTTCAAAACATGTTGCGTCTGCAGCTGTTGGGAAAGGAATATCACTTGTTGGTAGTGCTAAAG ATACTGTATCGAGCACTCTCTTTAACACCTCTGAACCAGTCGAAGAAGAGCCACAAAGCATAATCGACACTGCCAAag ATACTATCAACTCGACGGTTGACTCAACGAAGAAAGCGGCAGAAGATGCTAGGGCGCAGGCGTTGAAGGCCGCTGAGGATGCTAAGGAGAGGGCGAGGCAGGCAGCCGAAGAGGCAAAGAGAGTAGCCA